In Lepidochelys kempii isolate rLepKem1 chromosome 10, rLepKem1.hap2, whole genome shotgun sequence, a single window of DNA contains:
- the SKIC8 gene encoding superkiller complex protein 8: MTTQYSILFKQEQAHDDAIWSVAWGKNKRDGSETVISGSLDDLVKVWKWTDEKLDLQWTLEGHQLGVVSVDISHTGTIAASSSLDAHIRLWDLETGKQIKSIDAGPVDAWSLAFSPDSQYLATGSHVGKVNIFGVETGKKEYSLDTRGKFILSIAYSPDGKYLASGAIDGIINIFDIATGKLLHTLEGHAMPIRSLTFSPDSQLLVTASDDGYIKIYDVQHANLAGTLSGHGSWVLNVAFCPDDTHFVSSSSDKSVKVWDAGTRTCVHTFFDHQDQVWGVKYNGNGSKIVSVGDDQEIHIYDCPI; the protein is encoded by the exons ATGACCACACAG TACAGTATTCTCTTCAAGCAAGAACAAG CACATGATGATGCCATCTGGTCAGTTGCATggggaaagaataaaagagaTGGTTCTGAAACGGTAATCTCTGGATCATTAGATGATCTAGTAAAGGTCTGGAAATG GACTGATGAAAAATTAGATCTACAATGGACTTTAGAGGGCCATCAACTGGGTGTGGTATCAGTAGATATCAGCCACACCGGTACCATTGCAGCATCCAGTTCCCTAGATGCTCATATTCGTCTGTGGGACTTAGAAACTGGCAAACAGATCAAGTCCATAGATGCTGGTCCTG TTGATGCCTGGTCGTTGGCTTTTTCACCAGATTCCCAGTATCTTGCAACAGGAAGTCATGTGGGAAAAGTGAACATTTTTGGTGTTGAAACTGGAAAAAAGGAATATTCTCTGGACACTAGAGGGAAATTCATCCTTAGCATTGCATAT AGTCCAGATGGAAAATATTTAGCCAGTGGAGCAATAGATGGCATCATCAATATTTTTGATATTGCAACTGGAAAACTTCTGCATACGCTAGAAG GCCATGCGATGCCAATTCGCTCATTGACGTTTTCTCCGGATTCCCAGCTGCTCGTTACAGCTTCAGATGATGGCTATATCAAAATCTATGATGT ACAACATGCAAACTTGGCAGGCACACTAAGTGGTCATGGATCCTGGGTattaaatgtggcattttgtccAGATGATACTCATTTTGTTTCCAG TTCATCTGACAAAAGCGTAAAAGTTTGGGATGCTGGAACAAGGACCTGTGTTCATACCTTCTTTGATCATCAGGATCAG GTCTGGGGAGTGAAATACAATGGAAATGGTTCCAAAATTGTATCTGTTGGAGACGACCAGGAAATCCATATCTATGACTGTCCAATTTAA